A region of the Variovorax sp. 54 genome:
GGGGCCGATCCTTCGAAGTCGCTCGAGGCCATCACGGTCACCGGCGACTGGCTCGGCTCGCCCAGCGAGACCAAGGTGCTCGAGCACGCCGGTGCGCGCAGCATCGTCGAGCGCAAGCAGATCCAGGAGAGCGGCGCCGCCAGCGTGCGCGACGTGCTGCGCCAGGTGCCCGGTGTGCAGGTGCAGGAAAGCAGCGGCACGGGCGGCAGCGACATCTCGCTCAACGTCGGCGTGCGCGGCCTGACCTCGCGGCTGTCGTTCCGCTCCACCGTGCTGATCGACGGCGTGCCCGTGGCCTACGCGCCCTACGGCCAACCGCAGCTGTCGCTGGCACCGGTGTCGCTGGGCAGCCTCGAGGCGGTCGACGTGGTGCGCGGCGCGGGCTCGGTGCGCTACGGCCCCCAGAACGTGGGCGGCATCATCAACTTCGTGACGCGCTCGATCCCGAAGCAGTTCGCGGGCGAAGTGGGCGTGGGCGTCGAGAGCGCCAGCCACGGCGGCGGCACCAAGACCACGCCCACCCTGTTCATCGGCGGCACCAACGAGAACGGCCTGGGCCTGGCGCTGCTGTATTCGGGCACGCACGGCAACGGCTTGCGCCAGAGCAACGACAAGACCCGCATCGACGACCTGATGCTCAAGGGCGCCTACCGAATCTCGAAGACCGACGACATCGCCGTGACGCTGCATCGCTTCGAAGGCAGCGCCAGCATGCCGGGCGGGCTGACCACCGCGCAGTTCGCGGCCAACCCGTTCCAGTCGGACCGCCCTTTCGACGAATTCAGCGGCAACCGCACCGACGGCTCGGTCAAGTACACGCACAACGACGGCGTGAACAAGTTCGAGATGCTGACCTACTACACGGACTCGTTCCGCGGCAGCCACCTCGAGCAGGAAGGCTCGGGCAACAGCGCCGGCCAGCGCCGCCTCACGGCCGCCCCGCGCCACTACAAGACCTACGCCTTCGAGCCGCGCTACTCGCGCCTGATCGACTCCGGCAGCGTGGTGCAAGAGATCAGCGTCGGCGCGCGCTACCTCAAGGAAGAAGCCTCCGAGGTGGCCACGCGCAGCAGCTACTACCGGCCGCGCCCGGGCTTCGATGCCTACTCGCTGGCCCAGCCCACGTACCAGTTCAGCAAGGGCGGCACGACGGCGCATGCGTTCTACATCGACGACCGCATCGACTTCGGCAACTGGACGGTCACGCCCGGCGTGCGCTACGAATCGATCCGCTCGCACAACGACGTCTTCAACATGGCGAGCGGCCGGATCACCAGCGCGATCTATCCGAAGATCGACTCCAACGAGGTGCTGCCCACGCTGTCGGTGCTCTACCGCATGAGCGAGCGCTGGTCGGTGTTCGCCAATGCCGGCGTGTCGTTCGGGCCGCAGCAGTACGCGCAGCTCGCGCAGTCGACCAGCGGCCTGCATCCCGAGAAGGCCAAGACCTACGAGGTCGGCACGCACTACAAGGGCGAGGCCTGGAGCGGCGAACTCACGCTGTTCAACATCAACTTCGACAAGGAGCTGCAGCTGGCGCGCTCGATCACCGGCGAGGTCAGCCAGTGGACCGACCTGGGCGCCACGCGCCACCGCGGGCTGGAGTCGGCGCTGCGCTACGACCTGGGCAGCCTGAGCGACGCGCTCAAGGGGCTGTCGGTGTCGGGCACCTACACGTACACGCAGGCGACCTCGAAGGCCGGCGCCTTCGCCGGCCGCGACCTGCCGTTCTACTCGCGCCAGGTGGCCACGCTGGGCGCGCGCTACGAGCGCGGGCCGTGGACGGTCAACGCCGACGTGTACGCGCAGTCGAAGCAGCGCTCGCCGGGCGCGCCCGACGACGGTGCGAGGTACATCACGCTGGAAGATTCGACCGGCCGGCTCGGCGACATCCCCGGCTACGCCACCATGAACCTGCGCGCCGCCTACGACTTCGGCCCGTCGCTGAGCCACCTGAAGCTGGCCGTGGGCGTGAAGAACCTGTTCGACCGCCGCTACTACAACCGCTCGGTCGACAACAACGGCGGCAAGTACGTGGGCCAGCCGCGCACGCTGTACATGCAGGCGTCGCTGGCGTTCTGAGGCGCGGGGGTGCGCGGGAGGGCGTCGGGCCTACACTCGCGCACCCATGGCTCTCAAATCCACCATCTTCAAGGCCACCCTCGCGGTGGCCGACATCGACCACGGCTACTACGCCGACCATGCGCTGACCCTGGCGCGCCACCCCAGCGAGACCGACGAGCGGATGATGATCCGGCTGGTCGCGCTCGCGCTCAACGCGCACCAGCTGCAGGACATCTGCAACGGCGACGGCACGCTGGCCTTCGGCGCCGGCCTGTCGAATGTCGAGGAACCCGACGTGTGGCTGCGCGACTTCACGGGCCAGACCAAGATCTGGATCGAGGTCGGCCAGCCCGAAGACAAGCCCATCATCAAGGCCTGCGGCAAGGCGGACGAGGTGATCGTCTATTGCTTCAACCACGCCGCCGAAATCTGGTGGCGCGGCATCGAGAACAAGCTCACGCGGCCGCAGAACCTGAAGGTCTACCGCGTGCCGACCGAGGCTTCGCAGGCGCTCGCCAAGCTGGCGCAGCGCAGCATGCAGCTGCAGGCGACGATCCAGGAAAGCACGCTGACGCTGGGCGACGGCGTCAACAGCATCGACGTCGAACTGCTCAAGTGGAAGTGAAGGGTCCGCGCGGCTAGGCCACCGGCATCATCTCGCCGCACTCCCAGCACTGCTCGAAGCCGCCTTCGACCTGCTCGCCGCACACGCACAGCCAGCTGCGCTGCGGGCGGTTCTGCAGTTCGTGCAGCAGGCGCTGCGCGAGCTCGTACTGCGATGCGTCGTCGACCCAGATCTCGGGCAGGCACTGGTCGGGCGGCAACTGGCCCATGACCGCGCCGAGGAATTCGCGCTGCACTGTCGCGGCCACGCCCTCCTCGCGCAAGGCATGCGCCCACACGGTCGCGATCGCGAGGTTGGGGGCTTGCGCGAGGCGGCGCATGGTCAGGGCGCCCAGTGCTTGTCGTCGTCCGGGTCGAACTCGGGCTCCGCGGCGGTGGGTTCGGCTTCGCGCGCACGCTCGGCGTAGCGGTTGAAGCGCCAGGCCGAGTCTTCCATGGTGATGCGGCGCCAGGTGACGCGCTTCTCGACCGGCGTCATGGCCGGCCAGTACTGCACCTCGTCGAAGCTGCGGCCGCAGCCCTTGCATTCGTCGTCGCCCTGGCTGGTCGAGCAGATCGCGATGCAGGGCGTGTCGGGCGTGCTGTGGTACCAGTCGAGCCAGGCAGCCCAGGCCTTGGCGGGAAAGCCGACCTCGTCGACCTCGTCTTCGTGGTGGAAGACCATGAGCGCGTAGACCTCGGCCAGCGCGCGCAGTTCGGGTGCCAGCGTGATGCCGTCGGGCGAGGGAGACTTCTCGCGCCAGTGGTTGATGGCGGCCTCGATGTCGGTGATGTGGATGGCGGCCATGGAGAGTGAAAAAACAGCGAGCGGCGATCATAGTCCCGCAATGTCCCACCCCTTCTTAGGGCCATAGGCGCTACGAAAAATAGAGCGTGCATCGCCCAGTGCATGCGGCCTGCAGAAGGATCGACCTTGAATGCAAAGAAAACTTTTGGTTGCCTCGGCGCGGTCTTCAATGCTCTAATCCCGCCCACGAAGGGGAGTAGCTCCCGATCGCTGCCCCCGGGCAGCGTGAATCGTCAGGTCGTCAATACGAAGCACAACACTTCCGGCCTGGCGGGCGACACACGCGCCGACACTTGTCGGCGCGCCTGCTGTTGTCGAGCGAGACCTTCGATTTGAACCTGCGCAGGTTTGGTCGAAGCGTTCGCAAGTCCCCGGTGTCACCCGGCCTTCGCACCCCCGCTTTCGACCGCGCCCGCGCAGGGTGAATCGAAACGCATCGGCATGCCGCTGCCCGTCGTGGTCCCCATCAGGGAGCTGCGGGCATGGCGCCAAGACAAAGAGGAATCTATGGAACAGTTCATGGCCCCGGAATTCTGGGTCGCAGTCGGTCAGATCATCATGATCGACATTCTTTTGGGCGGCGACAACGCCGTCGTCATCGCGCTGGCATGCCGCAAGCTGCCGCCCGCGCAGCGCACCCAGGGCATCCTGTGGGGCACCGCCGGCGCCATCATCCTGCGCGTGATCCTGATCTTCTTCGCGCTCACACTGCTCGCGATTCCGTTCCTGAAGCTGGTGGGCGCGATCCTGCTGCTGTGGATCGGCGTGAAACTGCTGGCCCCCGACCATGACGACGCGCACGGCAACATCACCGGCAGCGACAAGCTCTGGGGTGCCGTCAAGACCGTGATCATTGCCGACCTGGTGATGAGCGTGGACAACGTGATCGCCATCGCCGGTGCCGCACAAGGCGCGGGCGAAGGCCACCAGATGCCGCTCGTGATCTTCGGTCTGCTCGTGAGCATCCCGATCATCGTCTGGGGCAGCCAGCTGGTCATCAAGCTGATGGACCGCTTCCCGATGATCATCACGCTGGGCGGCATGCTGCTGGGCTGGATCGCCGGCACGATGGCTGTGTCCGACCCGGCACTGGCGAACCCCGCCAACTGGACCTGGGTGCCGAAGGTGCCGCAGACCGACACCATCAAGTACGCCGCCGGCATCTTCGGTGCGCTGCTGGTGCTGGCGATCGGCAAGTGGGCCGCTTCGCGCAAGCCGGCTCCCGCCACCCCGGCTCACTGAGCGTTCATCGGTCGATAAACGCCCCGCACTGAAACTTCTTGCATCAATCCGGTCTCTGTCACTCTAACTATCAAAGGAGAGCACTCATGGAAAAGATCATTCTTTACGTCGACGACGCCGTCTATGCCAGCGAGCAGTTCGCCGAACTGGCGCCGGACGCAAACAACGTCGTCGCGCGCCATTGGGTGCTCGTGGCCTGCGCGCCGCGCATGACACACCGGATCAGCAAGTGGGTGAGCCACAGCGCGCGCGAGAACTGGCGCGCCAAGTGGTTCAGCAAGGTGCAGGCGCAGATGCTGCCGCTGCTCGAACGCAACGGCGGCCAGGTGACGGCGGTGCTGGCCAAGGGCCCGCTGACCGACCTGACGCAGCAACTCAAGCGCGAGCACGCGGCCTCCCATGTGGTCGATGCGCGCCGCCCGAAGATCGGCGTCGACCTGGAACCGGTCACGCCCGAGCAGACCCCGCCCAAGCAATCGGGCTGGGCCTTTCCCGGCGCCGTGATGGGCATGGGCGCACTGCTGGTGCTGGCGAACGAGCTGGCCGAGTAGGCCTCGTCAGGGTCACACGCCCCACCGAACCGACACAAGCCCCGCTGCGGCAACGCAGCGGGGCTTGTTCTTTTGTGGGGGCCCGTGTGGGGTATCCTGCGACGCATGCGCATCCTCCTCAAATGGCTGCTCAGCGCCGTCGCGCTGCTCGCGGTCGCCTACCTCTACAGCGGCGTCCAGGTTCAGAGTTTCGGTTCGGCGCTGCTCGCGGCGGCCGTGATCGGCCTGCTCAACATGATCGTGCGGCCGGTGCTGGTGATCCTCACATTGCCGGTCACCATCGTCACGCTCGGGCTGTTCCTGTTCGTGATCAACGCGCTGCTGTTCTGGGCCGCCTCGGGCATGCTCGGCGGCTTCCACGTCAGCGGCTTCTTCGCCGCGCTGCTGGGCTCGCTGATCTACTCGCTGCTCGGGCTGCTCATCGAGAGCGCGCTGGGCGGGCTGCTGTCGCCACGGCGCTGAGCGCCGGCGGCAACGCCCCTTCCCCTTCTTCATCACTTCAGCGGCGGCTCCTCGGCCTGCTGCTTGACCAGCACGTCGACGGCGCGCGCGCGCGTGTCGACGATCGATGCCTCGTAATGGTCGATGGGCGCGCCCGACTTGCGGATCAGCTCCTGCGCCGCCTTGAAGCGGTCGCGCGCCGCCGGGTAGTCGAGGATCGCCACGTTGGCCTCGGCATCGGCGCGGATCGCGCGCAGCGTGTCGTTCTGCGCACCGTACAGATTGGCCAGCGTGCGCCAGGCCGTGGCATCGCGCGGATGAACAGCCACCCAGTCGCGCAGCGCGGGCACCATCGGCGCGGGCTGACGCTGGGCGATGGCGGCTTCGGCCGCGAGGATCATCTCGGGCCGCTCCTTCGATTTGGCATCGAGCAGCGCCGCCGCACGCGGGGCCGCGCCGCCCGCGAGTTCGATCTCGGCCTGCAGCCAGCGCGCCTGCTTGGACGCGGCCGCGTCGTCGGCCGTGCGCACCACGAGCCGCTCGGCCAGCGCACGCGCCGCCTTGAAGTCGCGCAGCTCCTTGGCCGCCATCGCCGCCGCGTAGAGCGTGCCCGCCTGCTGGGCCGGTGAACTGCCCGCGAACTCGCCGCTCGACGCCGCGTTGACCCACAACCGCAGCACGTCGACGCCCGGGCGCGTCAGCACGCGGGCGCGCGCGGCGACCATGGCGTGGTCCATCACCAGCGGCACCACCGGCGGTGCGGCGTCGGCGCGGAACTGGAAACGGCCCTGCATGTCCGAGATGCGCTCGGTCGTCAGCGGATGGCTGCGCAGGTAGGGGTACGAGCCGTTGTCGTTCAGGCGCGAGGCGTACTGCAGCTTCTCGAACATCGCCGCAGCGCCCTGCGGCGCAAAGCCCGCCTGCGTCATCACGCCGAAGCCGATGCGGTCGGCCTCGCGCTCCATGTCGCGCGAGAAGCTCAGCTGGTTCTGCATGAACAGCGCCTGGCTGCCCATGATCACCGCCTGGCCGGCGTCGGCATTGCGGCTCTTGCTCGCCGCGATCATCCCGAGGATCAGGCCGGCGATCATCAAGGGCATCTGCTTGCCCTGCTTGTTCATGATGCGCGAGATGTGGCGCTGCGTGACGTGCGACAGCTCGTGCCCGAGCACCGTCGCCAGTTCGTCACGGCTGCCGACCGCGGCCACCAGGCCCAGGTTCAGCCCGAGGTAGCCGCCCGGCAGCGCAAAGGCGTTGATGTTGCGGTCACGCCCCAGCAGGATGGTCCAGGCAAAGCGCTCGTCGAGCTCGGGCGTGAGCTCGCCGCGCGCGCGTGCGGCGGCCAGCAGGCGCTGCCAGATGTCCTGCACGTAGGCGGCGATCACCGGGTCGTCGATGTAGTCCGTGTCGCGGTACAGCTCGCGCACGATCTGGTCGCCCAACTGGCGCTCGGCACTCGCCGTCATCTCGCCGCCGTCACCGAGGCCCGGCAGGATCTGCTGCACCTGTGCCAGCGCGGGGACCGGCAGCAGCACCTGGGAAGCTATCAAAAAGGTAGCACACACCGCATGCCGGAGGGGCGTCGGGCGTGTTTTCTTGGGGAAAGAGGGAGTCAAGCGCGGCATTCCTCGTCTGTGGCTCGGGCTCGTATGATGCATCTTCAAAACGAACGTTCACCGATGAGCACCCTCACCCACTTCGACGCCCAAGGCCAGGCCCACATGGTCGACGTGGCGGCCAAGCCCGCCACCCATCGCGTGGCCGTGGCCACCGGCCGCATCGAGATGCAGCCCGCGACGCTGGCGCTGATCGAATCGGGCACCGCCAAGAAGGGCGACGTGCTGGGCATCGCGCGCATCGCCGGCATCCAGGCGGCCAAGAAGACCAGCGACCTCATCCCGCTGTGCCACCCGCTCGCGCTGACCCGCGTGGCCGTGGCCTTCGCACTCGCCGAGGGCGGCCAGGCGCCACAGGTGGCCTGCACCGCGACCGTCGAGACCGTCGGCCCGACCGGCGTCGAGATGGAAGCCCTGACCGCCGTGCAGGTCGCGCTGCTCACGATTTACGACATGTGCAAGGCCGTGGACCGCGGCATGCGCATCACCGACGTGCATGTGCTGGAGAAGCACGGCGGGAAGTCGGGCAGCTACGTCGCGACGGCGGACTGAATCCAGCGGCTACAGCTCGGGCGCGTCGTCCGGGCGGTTGTCCAGCCAGCGGGCGAAGTCGGACGGAAACGCCACCCGGAAGCGTTCGGCCAGCGCATGCGCTTCGGCATCGCGCCCAAGCAGCTCGGCGCTTTCGATCAACTTCACGATGACCCGCGGCTCGGGCGAAAAGTGCAGCACGCGCCCGGCCAGTTCGTACATGTGCGCCGCATTCGCCGGCGTGACGGCGGTGAGCGTCACTTCGGCGAAATCCACCTGGCGTGAGAACAGCCACGAGCCCTGGAGCTTGGCGAGCGTGTCGTCGCGGTAGGCCGGCAGGCGCGCGTCGCGCGGCAGATAGATCTGGCTGATGCGGGTGTAGTCCCAGGCGGCGTAGCCGATGAGGGCGAGCCAGGCTGCGGCGGCGAAGGCGGCGAGTTTTCTGCCGTTCGTCTTCGGGCGCTTGGGCGATGCTGGCCACAGGATGCCGAGGCACAGGCCGAACACCAGCTGGAACGGGCCGTACCAGAGCGGGTACTCGAGCAGGCTGTGTAGCAGGATGACGCCGAGCAGGCCCCACGCCATCAGCCGCAACGGATCGCGCTCGCGCCACGGCTTGGCCGCCCCCACCATCCAGAGAAATCCGCCACAGATCAACAACGCCGCCGGAATGCCCAGCTCGACCGCGAGGTGCAGCGGCAGGTTGTGGGCGTTGTCGAGGATCACCGGGAAACGCGGGCCGTTGTACAGCGTGGCGAAGTGCGCAAAGCTGAGTTCGCCCCAGCCCCAGCCGGTGAGGGGGCGCTGGGTGATGAGGGTCAGGACGTTCTGCCAGAGGACGACGCGGCTGTCAGTGGTGACGACGGCGGGTTGGAGGCGTGACGTCAAAGCCGCGGCGGCGACCCAACCATCACTACCCGCAGCCAGATAAGGCAACACCGCAGCGAAGGCGAAGTAAAGCGGAATCCCTGCCAGCAGAACAAATGGCGGCGGGAGGCGAAAGGATCTCGAAATCGCCTTTCCGCGGCGCTCTCGCCAAGCCGCGACGCTCGCAACCGCCATGACCAAGACGAACTGAAGCAATCCGGTGCGCGACAAGGAGGCCGCTGCGGCGGCGATCAACACAACGGCCGCAGCCATCAGTCCCCATCGCGCTTGGCGCGAATCCCGTGTGCCATAGAGCCACAACATGGCAACGAGGGCCAGACTGAGCAGCGTGGCGAACTGGTTGCGCTGGCGCAGCGTGCCCCACGCGCGCCCTGTGGGTGGCGAAGTGAACCAGGATGCGAGGTCGCCCGCAAGGCCGTAGTACTGAAACAAACCCAGGACGGCATTGAGCAGTCCTGCACCGAAGAGTCCCCAAGCCATTGCCGTGGGTACCGAGGTATCGCTGTTTGATGAGCTGGCACCCAAGCCTGCTGCCAGCGCAGTGGCGGCAAGAACAGCCAGAGGGAGTGCGATGGGCCACCCGGCGGCATCCCAGACGCCCGCGAGCGCCAACACCACTGCGCTTGCACCCAGCCAACGAGTCAGCACAGAAGC
Encoded here:
- a CDS encoding M48 family metalloprotease, whose translation is MPRLTPSFPKKTRPTPLRHAVCATFLIASQVLLPVPALAQVQQILPGLGDGGEMTASAERQLGDQIVRELYRDTDYIDDPVIAAYVQDIWQRLLAAARARGELTPELDERFAWTILLGRDRNINAFALPGGYLGLNLGLVAAVGSRDELATVLGHELSHVTQRHISRIMNKQGKQMPLMIAGLILGMIAASKSRNADAGQAVIMGSQALFMQNQLSFSRDMEREADRIGFGVMTQAGFAPQGAAAMFEKLQYASRLNDNGSYPYLRSHPLTTERISDMQGRFQFRADAAPPVVPLVMDHAMVAARARVLTRPGVDVLRLWVNAASSGEFAGSSPAQQAGTLYAAAMAAKELRDFKAARALAERLVVRTADDAAASKQARWLQAEIELAGGAAPRAAALLDAKSKERPEMILAAEAAIAQRQPAPMVPALRDWVAVHPRDATAWRTLANLYGAQNDTLRAIRADAEANVAILDYPAARDRFKAAQELIRKSGAPIDHYEASIVDTRARAVDVLVKQQAEEPPLK
- a CDS encoding TerC family protein; its protein translation is MEQFMAPEFWVAVGQIIMIDILLGGDNAVVIALACRKLPPAQRTQGILWGTAGAIILRVILIFFALTLLAIPFLKLVGAILLLWIGVKLLAPDHDDAHGNITGSDKLWGAVKTVIIADLVMSVDNVIAIAGAAQGAGEGHQMPLVIFGLLVSIPIIVWGSQLVIKLMDRFPMIITLGGMLLGWIAGTMAVSDPALANPANWTWVPKVPQTDTIKYAAGIFGALLVLAIGKWAASRKPAPATPAH
- a CDS encoding TonB-dependent receptor family protein; this encodes MFKKTKTAAIVMALFPISFQSFAADAEPGADPSKSLEAITVTGDWLGSPSETKVLEHAGARSIVERKQIQESGAASVRDVLRQVPGVQVQESSGTGGSDISLNVGVRGLTSRLSFRSTVLIDGVPVAYAPYGQPQLSLAPVSLGSLEAVDVVRGAGSVRYGPQNVGGIINFVTRSIPKQFAGEVGVGVESASHGGGTKTTPTLFIGGTNENGLGLALLYSGTHGNGLRQSNDKTRIDDLMLKGAYRISKTDDIAVTLHRFEGSASMPGGLTTAQFAANPFQSDRPFDEFSGNRTDGSVKYTHNDGVNKFEMLTYYTDSFRGSHLEQEGSGNSAGQRRLTAAPRHYKTYAFEPRYSRLIDSGSVVQEISVGARYLKEEASEVATRSSYYRPRPGFDAYSLAQPTYQFSKGGTTAHAFYIDDRIDFGNWTVTPGVRYESIRSHNDVFNMASGRITSAIYPKIDSNEVLPTLSVLYRMSERWSVFANAGVSFGPQQYAQLAQSTSGLHPEKAKTYEVGTHYKGEAWSGELTLFNINFDKELQLARSITGEVSQWTDLGATRHRGLESALRYDLGSLSDALKGLSVSGTYTYTQATSKAGAFAGRDLPFYSRQVATLGARYERGPWTVNADVYAQSKQRSPGAPDDGARYITLEDSTGRLGDIPGYATMNLRAAYDFGPSLSHLKLAVGVKNLFDRRYYNRSVDNNGGKYVGQPRTLYMQASLAF
- a CDS encoding PglL family O-oligosaccharyltransferase, producing the protein MQLFFARPDPFLSSGRALCGVRAALLASAFLSPLVAGPSVTVWQQLVSWSCLAGWLLCAQALAWPASVLTRWLGASAVVLALAGVWDAAGWPIALPLAVLAATALAAGLGASSSNSDTSVPTAMAWGLFGAGLLNAVLGLFQYYGLAGDLASWFTSPPTGRAWGTLRQRNQFATLLSLALVAMLWLYGTRDSRQARWGLMAAAVVLIAAAAASLSRTGLLQFVLVMAVASVAAWRERRGKAISRSFRLPPPFVLLAGIPLYFAFAAVLPYLAAGSDGWVAAAALTSRLQPAVVTTDSRVVLWQNVLTLITQRPLTGWGWGELSFAHFATLYNGPRFPVILDNAHNLPLHLAVELGIPAALLICGGFLWMVGAAKPWRERDPLRLMAWGLLGVILLHSLLEYPLWYGPFQLVFGLCLGILWPASPKRPKTNGRKLAAFAAAAWLALIGYAAWDYTRISQIYLPRDARLPAYRDDTLAKLQGSWLFSRQVDFAEVTLTAVTPANAAHMYELAGRVLHFSPEPRVIVKLIESAELLGRDAEAHALAERFRVAFPSDFARWLDNRPDDAPEL
- the moaC gene encoding cyclic pyranopterin monophosphate synthase MoaC, translating into MSTLTHFDAQGQAHMVDVAAKPATHRVAVATGRIEMQPATLALIESGTAKKGDVLGIARIAGIQAAKKTSDLIPLCHPLALTRVAVAFALAEGGQAPQVACTATVETVGPTGVEMEALTAVQVALLTIYDMCKAVDRGMRITDVHVLEKHGGKSGSYVATAD
- a CDS encoding putative signal transducing protein gives rise to the protein MRRLAQAPNLAIATVWAHALREEGVAATVQREFLGAVMGQLPPDQCLPEIWVDDASQYELAQRLLHELQNRPQRSWLCVCGEQVEGGFEQCWECGEMMPVA
- a CDS encoding phage holin family protein is translated as MRILLKWLLSAVALLAVAYLYSGVQVQSFGSALLAAAVIGLLNMIVRPVLVILTLPVTIVTLGLFLFVINALLFWAASGMLGGFHVSGFFAALLGSLIYSLLGLLIESALGGLLSPRR
- a CDS encoding DUF3717 domain-containing protein, which codes for MAAIHITDIEAAINHWREKSPSPDGITLAPELRALAEVYALMVFHHEDEVDEVGFPAKAWAAWLDWYHSTPDTPCIAICSTSQGDDECKGCGRSFDEVQYWPAMTPVEKRVTWRRITMEDSAWRFNRYAERAREAEPTAAEPEFDPDDDKHWAP
- a CDS encoding YaeQ family protein, with the protein product MALKSTIFKATLAVADIDHGYYADHALTLARHPSETDERMMIRLVALALNAHQLQDICNGDGTLAFGAGLSNVEEPDVWLRDFTGQTKIWIEVGQPEDKPIIKACGKADEVIVYCFNHAAEIWWRGIENKLTRPQNLKVYRVPTEASQALAKLAQRSMQLQATIQESTLTLGDGVNSIDVELLKWK